The following are from one region of the Vitis riparia cultivar Riparia Gloire de Montpellier isolate 1030 chromosome 14, EGFV_Vit.rip_1.0, whole genome shotgun sequence genome:
- the LOC117929693 gene encoding probable E3 ubiquitin-protein ligase LUL4 yields MGISLSKFRRHRHHRRHNRHQAQPQERLQQPIAAASSSSLETPPLQPTPPPCLPSTSQPTPSPCLPSPSPSTPSASLPPPSPPTPPSLPPPSPPTPPPFLPSPSSTPPPPRPSSQPSFVFAANAPFPSTTQGPYAGLPSPSAPAQLSSNYGSPMTMDGFGFSQFPANFNRGYSGWGGYVPTPPPLPPSPSPPPYVDHMSARKIKNDVNVHKDTIRVDWDEKNLDSHLVSFTFDALVDGSITIFYFAKEGNNCSFTPLYPEIYMPIRIPFQNGLGQKFCQRSGTGIDVGFFALDDLSRPSQNEEVFPLVIYAESSLPSLPPMHEQLGQPLPIAPSRAQITQAVLEKNNEGHFQVKVIKQILWVDGVRYELRELYGIENSDERGIGNNDTGKECVICMTEPNDTVVLPCRHVCLCSECAKQLRLQSNKCPVCRHPIQELIVIVHKEQS; encoded by the exons ATGGGTATTTCATTGAGTAAATTCAGAAGGCATCGCCACCATCGCCGCCACAACCGACACCAAGCACAGCCACAGGAACGGCTGCAGCAGCCAATTGctgctgcttcttcttcttctcttgaAACCCCACCTCTGCAGCCAACTCCGCCACCTTGTCTTCCGTCAACATCGCAACCAACTCCGTCACCTTGTCTTCCATCACCATCGCCATCAACTCCGTCAGCTTCTCTTCCACCGCCATCACCACCTACTCCGCCTTCCCTTCCCCCGCCGTCGCCGCCAACGCCGCCACCGTTTCTTCCATCGCCATCATCAACTCCTCCACCACCGCGTCCATCGTCTCAGCCGTCGTTTGTTTTTGCGGCGAATGCGCCTTTCCCATCGACTACACAAGGGCCTTATGCGGGTTTGCCTTCTCCTTCGGCTCCAGCGCAGCTTTCTTCGAATTATGGTTCGCCCATGACGATGGATGGATTCGGTTTCTCTCAATTTCCGGCCAATTTTAATCGTGGTTATTCCGGGTGGGGCGGGTATGTCCCGACACCGCCGCCGCTGCCGCCGTCGCCATCGCCACCGCCATACGTGGATCACATGAGTGCCAGGAAGATCAAGAATGATGTGAATGTTCATAAGGATACTATAAGGGTTGATTGGGATGAGAAGAATTTGGACTCCCATTTGGTTTCTTTCACTTTTGATGCTCTGGTCGACGGCAG CATCACCATTTTTTACTTTGCCAAGGAAGGAAATAATTGTTCCTTCACTCCTTTATATCCCGAGATATACATGCCGATTAGAATTCCATTCCAAAATGGGTTGGGTCAAAAGTTCTGTCAGCGCTCAGGAACTGGCATTGACGTGGGCTTCTTTGCCCTAGATGACTTATCAAGGCCATCACAGAACGAAGAGGTGTTCCCACTGGTTATCTATGCAGAATCAAGTCTGCCATCACTTCCGCCAATGCATGAGCAGCTTGGTCAGCCTCTGCCTATCGCTCCTTCCCGTGCACAGATTACTCAAGCTGTGCTGGAGAAGAATAATGAGGGCCATTTCCAAGTGAAAGTCATCAAGCAGATCTTGTGGGTCGATGGAGTTCGCTATGAGCTACGTGAACTCTATGGCATTGAAAATTCTGATGAAAGGGGTATTGGCAACAATGACACAGGGAAAGAATGTGTTATTTGCATGACGGAGCCAAATGATACTGTTGTTCTACCTTGTCGTCATGTG TGTTTATGCAGTGAATGTGCAAAGCAGCTAAGGCTTCAGTCAAATAAGTGTCCTGTATGTCGCCACCCCATCCAGGAACTCATAGTGATTGTCCATAAAG AACAATCCTAA
- the LOC117931454 gene encoding heavy metal-associated isoprenylated plant protein 33-like has protein sequence MSKQEFLQSQTCVLKVNIHCDGCKQKVKKLLQKIDGVYTTIIDADQGKVTVSGCVDPATLIKKLVKSGKHAELWGVQRGPNHLNMQFKNMQIDNGKGGKDNKSQKGAQKGGQQPQQMQQMKGLKDMKMAQFKDLKVPSKDQKSVKFNLAMDDDYDDESDFDDFDDFDDDDDDVFDDGYFADHHHLNPPSKMMPMSMMGKGHMPHGPQGPNGPNGMMMMMNGHHAMNDKKGGNGKKGGVIDIPIQMKGMGGNSDGKNGNGGKKGGGGGGNNIKGGANQNQGGGAAKNGGKNGGVSLGDAKNVNNGGGNKKGANPGGGGAGGGNSNGNMGKKGGGKNDEINVMNKKQPGFHDIDVGHPGKGGGNIGQMSHMGQMGQMGQMGQMGKMGQMGQMGKMGQMGQMGQMSQMGQMGQMGNYPMGQMRNIPAVQGLPAPSAMNQGYYQGMGPGNPYSQHQHQYMAMMNQQRANPNEMFQPMMYARPQPAINYGPHPAVMQQYPVSDPYTHFFSDENTSSCSIM, from the exons ATGAGTAAACAGGAATTCTTGCAGTCCCAG ACTTGTGTTCTCAAAGTTAATATCCACTGTGATGGATGTAAGCAGAAAGTAAAGAAACTGTTGCAGAAAATTGATG GGGTGTATACTACCATTATAGATGCAGATCAAGGGAAAGTGACAGTGTCAGGCTGTGTAGATCCAGCCACACTCATAAAGAAGCTTGTGAAATCAGGGAAACATGCAGAGCTATGGGGAGTTCAGAGGGGTCCAAACCATCTCAATATGCAGTTCAAGAACATGCAAATTGACAATGGTAAGGGTGGCAAAGACAACAAATCTCAAAAGGGTGCTCAAAAGGGTGGCCAACAACCCCAACAAATGCAGCAGATGAAGGGGTTAAAGGACATGAAAATGGCGCAATTCAAGGATTTGAAGGTGCCCTCCAAAGATCAGAAATCTGTCAAGTTCAACTTGGCTATGGATGATGATTATGATGATGAAagtgattttgatgattttgatgactttgacgatgatgatgatgatgtgtTTGATGATGGCTATTTTGCTGATCACCATCATCTTAATCCACCTTCCAAGATGATGCCCATGTCCATGATGGGTAAGGGCCATATGCCTCATGGGCCTCAGGGGCCTAATGGTCCTAAtgggatgatgatgatgatgaatggGCATCATGCCATGAATGATAAGAAGGGTGGGAATGGGAAGAAAGGGGGTGTTATTGATATACCTATACAAATGAAGGGCATGGGTGGAAACAGTGATGGGAAGAATGGCAATGGAGGGAAaaaaggtggtggtggtggtggaaatAACATCAAGGGAGGAGCAAACCAAAATCAGGGTGGTGGGGCTGCTAAAAATGGTGGCAAAAATGGTGGGGTGTCACTCGGAGATGCTAAAAATGTTAACAATGGTGGTGGAAACAAGAAGGGTGCCAATCctggtggtggtggtgctgGAGGTGGAAACAGTAATGGAAATATGGGCAAGAAAGGGGGAGGAAAGAATGATGAGATCAATGTCATGAACAAGAAGCAACCTGGTTTCCATGACATTGATGTTGGTCATCCTGGCAAGGGGGGTGGAAACATCGGCCAGATGAGCCATATGGGGCAAATGGGTCAGATGGGGCAAATGGGTCAGATGGGCAAAATGGGTCAGATGGGCCAGATGGGCAAAATGGGTCAGATGGGCCAAATGGGTCAGATGAGCCAGATGGGTCAGATGGGTCAGATGGGTAATTACCCAATGGGCCAAATGAGGAATATTCCGGCGGTGCAGGGTCTACCTGCACCCTCGGCGATGAACCAAGGATACTACCAAGGGATGGGGCCAGGGAACCCCTACAGCCAGCATCAGCATCAGTACATGGCCATGATGAATCAGCAGCGGGCGAACCCAAACGAAATGTTCCAACCTATGATGTACGCACGGCCACAGCCGGCGATCAACTATGGGCCGCACCCGGCGGTGATGCAGCAGTATCCGGTGTCTGATCCTTACACTCACTTCTTTAGTGATGAGAACACTAGTAGTTGCAGCATCATGTGA
- the LOC117930604 gene encoding gamma conglutin 1-like: MVPSLHCLPVFFALIILVAADQQPPTTLLTSDSVSSRPNALVLLVSKNEATNLHVVDIQKRTPLKPVPLVLDVNGRSLWVDCESNYLSSTYNAPQCHSTQCSRANLHDCRTCSAQTRPGCHNNTCGLNAVNPVSGETAFGELAQDVLSIPSTDGSSLGQLVTIPQFLFACAPSSLAQKGFPPAVQGVVGLGHTSIALPTQLASHFGFQQKFALCLTSPLNHGVLFLGEAPYRLHPGIDVSHPLGSTPLSISREGEYFIQVTSIRINERVVPVNPALLNRRPGSTLISTTTPYTVLEHSIYQTFTQFYANQMSWAPRVQPIAPFGLCFDATKMTATQIGPEVANIDLVLHNRNNVWRIVGANSMVQPRPGVWCLGFVDGGSNPKAPIILGSYQLEDNLLQFDLARSKLGFSSSLLFRGTHCGNFFVGSAQTSAAKEEKHV; the protein is encoded by the coding sequence ATGGTTCCCTCTCTTCACTGCCTCCCAGTTTTCTTTGCTCTTATCATCTTGGTAGCAGCTGATCAGCAGCCCCCAACCACTCTCCTGACTAGTGACAGTGTCTCTTCCAGGCCTAATGCTCTTGTCCTGCTCGTTAGCAAGAACGAGGCAACGAATCTTCATGTAGTAGACATCCAAAAGAGGACTCCTCTGAAGCCAGTTCCCCTGGTTCTGGATGTAAATGGGCGGTCGTTGTGGGTTGATTGCGAGAGCAACTACCTGTCATCAACCTACAACGCCCCACAGTGCCACTCCACTCAGTGCTCTAGAGCCAACCTTCACGACTGCCGCACTTGCTCGGCCCAAACCAGGCCCGGCTGCCACAACAACACATGCGGGCTCAACGCGGTGAACCCTGTCTCCGGGGAGACCGCCTTCGGTGAGCTCGCCCAAGATGTCCTCTCAATTCCGTCCACAGATGGGTCTAGCCTCGGGCAATTGGTCACTATCCCTCAGTTCCTCTTCGCTTGTGCGCCTTCCTCTCTGGCACAAAAGGGGTTCCCACCTGCTGTACAAGGAGTTGTTGGCTTAGGCCACACTTCGATTGCCCTACCGACTCAACTGGCTTCCCACTTTGGATTCCAACAGAAGTTTGCTCTGTGCCTCACTTCCCCACTTAACCATGGAGTCCTTTTCTTGGGAGAAGCCCCCTACAGACTACATCCCGGCATCGACGTCTCACATCCACTAGGCTCTACCCCACTATCCATCAGCAGAGAAGGCGAGTACTTCATACAAGTGACATCAATAAGGATCAATGAGAGGGTCGTCCCAGTGAACCCGGCCTTGTTAAACAGAAGACCTGGTTCGACTCTAATCAGCACCACAACGCCTTACACCGTCCTGGAACACTCAATCTACCAAACTTTCACTCAGTTCTACGCGAACCAGATGTCGTGGGCACCCCGGGTGCAGCCAATTGCACCCTTTGGGCTGTGCTTTGACGCGACTAAGATGACTGCAACGCAAATCGGGCCTGAAGTTGCTAACATTGATCTTGTATTGCACAACCGTAACAACGTATGGAGGATTGTTGGCGCAAACTCAATGGTACAGCCGCGACCTGGGGTCTGGTGCTTAGGCTTTGTGGATGGAGGATCCAACCCTAAAGCTCCAATTATTCTAGGGTCATATCAGTTGGAGGACAATCTTCTGCAGTTTGATCTGGCTAGGTCAAAGCTGGGCTTCAGCTCTTCGCTGCTATTCCGTGGAACTCATTGTGGTAACTTCTTCGTAGGCTCCGCCCAAACCTCAGCTGCAAAGGAGGAGAAGCATGTGTAG
- the LOC117930605 gene encoding probable aspartic proteinase GIP2: MASLPQAHLFSLILLSLTSFSISQTPLIHPNALVLPLTKHASTLQYVTIISQRTPLVPLNVIVDLGGQFLWVGCGSNYVSSSYRPARCHSSQCFLAHGPKSCDHCLSRGRPKCNNGTCILFSENVFTSKVSAGDLSEDVLSLQSTDGLNPRSAVAIPHFLFSCAPEVLLQGLAGGAEGIAGLGHGRIGLPTLLSSALNFTRKFAVCLPPTTTSSGVIFFGDGPYALLPGIDVSKLLTYTPLIKNPRSVAARVYVTEPLPSYEYFIRVKSIQINGKQVPLDSSLLAINKNGIGGTKISTVNPYTLLQTSIYNSFTKLFLQEAMAHNVARVSPVAPFDVCFSTKNTNGAFSTPAIPVIDLVLQNKKVFWRIFETNSMVLVGDDVACLGFLDGGLNQRTSIVIGGHQLEDNLLQFDLESSRLGFTSSLLLRETSCANFNFTSSL, translated from the coding sequence ATGGCTTCCTTACCACAAGCCcatttattttctctcattttgcTCTCTCTCACATCGTTCTCCATCTCCCAAACACCCTTAATCCACCCTAATGCTCTTGTTCTTCCCCTCACTAAACATGCCTCAACTCTCCAATATGTCACCATTATCAGCCAAAGGACACCTCTAGTGCCCTTGAACGTTATTGTGGATCTTGGTGGCCAGTTTCTATGGGTTGGTTGTGGCTCCAATTATGTCTCGTCTTCCTACCGCCCGGCTCGATGCCACTCGAGCCAGTGCTTCTTAGCCCATGGTCCCAAAAGTTGTGACCATTGCCTGTCTAGGGGTAGACCCAAGTGTAACAATGGGACATGCATTTTGTTCTCAGAAAATGTGTTTACTAGCAAAGTCTCAGCTGGGGACCTCAGTGAGGATGTGCTCAGTCTCCAATCCACAGATGGCCTAAACCCTAGAAGTGCGGTGGCTATTCCCCATTTTCTATTCTCTTGTGCCCCAGAGGTTCTCTTACAAGGCCTTGCTGGTGGGGCTGAAGGAATTGCAGGCCTCGGCCATGGCAGAATTGGGCTGCCTACACTGCTCTCCTCTGCACTCAACTTCACCAGAAAATTCGCCGTCTGCCTTCCTCCAACCACAACCTCAAGTGGGGTTATCTTTTTTGGCGATGGGCCTTATGCTTTGCTCCCGGGCATTGATGTATCCAAGCTACTCACCTACACTCCTCTTATCAAAAACCCTAGAAGCGTGGCCGCTAGGGTTTATGTCACTGAACCTTTGCCTTCATATGAGTATTTCATCAGGGTTAAGTCGATTCAAATCAATGGAAAACAAGTACCATTGGATTCATCACTGTTAGCTATCAACAAGAACGGCATTGGTGGGACAAAGATCAGCACTGTAAATCCCTACACTCTGCTACAAACCTCCATATACAATTCCTTCACCAAGCTTTTTCTGCAAGAGGCCATGGCACATAATGTTGCTAGGGTTTCTCCGGTAGCGCCATTTGATGTTTGTTTTAGCACAAAAAACACCAATGGAGCTTTTTCTACTCCTGCCATTCCTGTTATTGATCTTGTGTTGCAGAATAAGAAGGTGTTTTGGAGGATTTTTGAGACCAATTCCATGGTGCTGGTGGGTGATGATGTTGCTTGCCTAGGGTTTTTGGATGGTGGGTTGAACCAAAGGACTTCAATTGTGATTGGAGGGCATCAATTGGAGGATAATCTTCTGCAGTTTGATCTTGAATCATCAAGGTTGGGGTTTACTTCTTCACTGCTGTTAAGGGAGACCAGTTGtgccaattttaattttacatctagcctttga